One genomic region from Jiangella sp. DSM 45060 encodes:
- a CDS encoding DUF3046 domain-containing protein, whose translation MRLTDFWERMEHQLGSSYADSWARDYVIEGLGGRTVHQALAAGEDTKVVWRAVCEALRLPPSER comes from the coding sequence GTGCGGTTGACGGACTTCTGGGAGCGGATGGAGCACCAGCTGGGCTCCTCCTACGCCGACTCATGGGCGCGCGACTACGTCATCGAGGGCCTCGGCGGGCGCACGGTGCACCAGGCGCTCGCGGCGGGCGAGGACACCAAGGTGGTCTGGCGCGCCGTCTGCGAGGCGCTGCGGCTGCCGCCGAGCGAGCGCTGA